In Actinomadura luteofluorescens, the sequence TCGCGTAGGAGGTGCCGAAGTTCAGGTTGCCGCAGCCGTCACTGCCCCCGGCCAGGAAGGAGAGCTCGAAGCCGGTGAGAGTGAAGAACGGGAACAGGAACGGCCCCTGCCTGGCGGTCGACCCCTGGGTCCCGCGCGGGGAGAAGTCGGCGAGCTCGAACGGCCCGTCGGGGCTGCAGTCCCGCCATGGGCGCTCGTTCTGCGCCGGCTTCTGCGGGACGAGGGCGTTGAGCCGGCTCACGCCCGCCGCGGTGAGCGTCGAGGGCTTGAAGACGTCGGCCGCGGTGAGCCGGCGGCCGGTGCGCAGGTCGACGGTGACGACCTCGCCGCCCGGGGAGCCGTCGGCCTGCTGGCAGTTGTCCGACAGCAGGTAGTAGCGGACCGACACCAGGCGGGGGCCGCGCAGCCCGAGCCTCGTCTCGGTGCCGATCTTCGCGGGCCTGCCCTTGCAGAAACGTGGAGCGTTCTTCTTCCACACCCCGACGAGCCAGTCGATCGGCTCGCGCAGCTCGGCGTTGACGCGGCGCTCCAGCGCGGGGTCCCGCAACCCGGTGACCTTGGGGTACTGCGCGTTCTGGATCTCGATCGCCGGGTCGGTGAGCTTGCGGTTGTCGGCCACCAGGGTGACGACGGCGGCGGGCACGGGCGCGGGCCGCGAGGGCTCGTCGTCCTGCACCGCGTAGACGACGCCGCCCGCCGTCCCCGCGACCACGGCGGCGCCCGCGGCGGCCATCGCGCCCTTGCCGGCCGCGGTGGCGAGGAAGCCCTTGCTCACGGCCGCGCCCGCGGTCCCCGCACCGCCGGCGCCGCCCGCGCCGCCCGCTCCGGCGGTGCCCGCCGCACCCGCCGCGCCCGCGCCCGCCGCGGCGGACGCGCCGGGCGTGACGGCGAGGGCGCCGAGCGGGAACAGCGCGGCCAGGGCGACCGCGGCGCCCGCCAGGGCGCGCACGCCCCGCTGCTCCCAGTCGCCCCCGTACGCGGCGACGGCGGCGATGTCGAGCCGCGTGACGAACTCCGCCGCGCCCGGCGGCCGCTGCCCCGGGTCCTTCGCCATCCCCTGGAGGACGAGTTCGCGCAGCGGTCCGGGCACGTCCCGCACGTCGACCTGCGCGGTGAGGTGCTGGTTCATCAGGGCCGCCCGGTCGGCCGACGCGAAGGGGCGGTGCCCGGTGACGCACTCGACGAACACGCACGTCGCGGCGTACACGTCGGTGGCGGGGCTGGCGGGGTCGCCGCGCCACTGCTCCGGCGCCATGTAGACCGGCGTCCCCGAGATCGAGCTGCCGCCCGTCAGGACGGCGATGCCGAAGTCCACGAGCTTGCTCAGCCCGTCGCCCCGCACCACGACGTTCGCCGGCTTGTAGTCGCGGTGCACGACCCCGACGGCGTGCGCGGAGGCGAGCCCGAGCAGCGAGCCCTTCAGCACGAGCAGCGCGGCCTCCGGGGTGAGGGCCCCGTTCTCGCGCAGCACCTCCTTCAGGGACGCGCCGTTCACCGCCTCCATCACGATCGCCGCGCCGTGCTCGCCCTCCACGAACTGGTAGAGGCGGGCCACGTACGGGCTCGTCAGGCGGCCGAGCATCTGCGCCTCGGACCGCAGCGCGTCGACCGCGCCGGGGTCCCCGCCGGTCAGGTACTTGATCGCGACCGGGGTCCCGGAACCCGTGTGGCGGGCCAGGACGACCCGTCCCTGCGCGCCGCGCCCGAGCTCGCGCTCCTCGGTGAACCCTGCCAGCCGCCAGTCCATCCCGCTCTCCCGCCGCTCTTCAGATCATGCTTCACAGGACGGTGACGCCACCGCGTGAGGAAAGGTTCGCGGAAAGTCGGCACGACCGCCAGATCGGGCCCGGGCCCGGGGCCCGGGGAGGACCGGTGAGATGGGACACACCGGCCGCGGCGCGCACGCGGGCCCGGGAGCGTTCGAAGCCACAGGTCACGGGCCGCCCTTGTCATTCCATGACAAAGCGCGGAGGAAAAGCGCGGCCGGGAATTCGCGGAAGGAATGTGCTACAACCCGTTGGGGTTCGCCGACCGCGAAAGGATCTTCATGGGCGCAGCGGAGGCTCTCGCAGGGATCGTCGACACCGAGCGCTATCCGCTGGCCGCGCCGGGCGGCGCGGGATGGGACGTACTCGTTTCCCGGACCAGGGACGAGCTGGAGAAAACGGGCTGC encodes:
- a CDS encoding serine/threonine-protein kinase gives rise to the protein MDWRLAGFTEERELGRGAQGRVVLARHTGSGTPVAIKYLTGGDPGAVDALRSEAQMLGRLTSPYVARLYQFVEGEHGAAIVMEAVNGASLKEVLRENGALTPEAALLVLKGSLLGLASAHAVGVVHRDYKPANVVVRGDGLSKLVDFGIAVLTGGSSISGTPVYMAPEQWRGDPASPATDVYAATCVFVECVTGHRPFASADRAALMNQHLTAQVDVRDVPGPLRELVLQGMAKDPGQRPPGAAEFVTRLDIAAVAAYGGDWEQRGVRALAGAAVALAALFPLGALAVTPGASAAAGAGAAGAAGTAGAGGAGGAGGAGTAGAAVSKGFLATAAGKGAMAAAGAAVVAGTAGGVVYAVQDDEPSRPAPVPAAVVTLVADNRKLTDPAIEIQNAQYPKVTGLRDPALERRVNAELREPIDWLVGVWKKNAPRFCKGRPAKIGTETRLGLRGPRLVSVRYYLLSDNCQQADGSPGGEVVTVDLRTGRRLTAADVFKPSTLTAAGVSRLNALVPQKPAQNERPWRDCSPDGPFELADFSPRGTQGSTARQGPFLFPFFTLTGFELSFLAGGSDGCGNLNFGTSYANVRGLLKPEIAALLPSGPSPSRT